In Sutterella faecalis, a genomic segment contains:
- a CDS encoding OmpP1/FadL family transporter produces MKNSFKLAAAAVALSAAFSSTVHAAGFQLTEQSAGALGRAYAGVGVDGTDLSGVYFNPATMVLHPGTQMQAGFVGIGLNLEYAGDNGTKENGREASQAIPHGFITHQINESTWVGLAMTVPFGMGTEYDSNWEHADHGISATILTFDFNPNVAWKATEKLSFGAGVSLQYAQADLKKRNNFGVVNGQIISAESEIDADSWAWGFNLGMMWSPTENFRVGVSYRSKIKHDAEGDFTLKNAKWGNASITGGNLIDMAGSLDNGSLAQQKLMLLGMALNTQSFDGYATVTAPAWAMANVAWDVNELLSLYGTFRWTDWSSFDELDITTNVTGVGGQVVNKWKDTYMGSVGADLRLTNWWTLRGGIAYETSPIDKPEYRTAIIPDARRWWFAVGSSFKFDDNLVMDLAFAHLHGVGERSLYDNGEKIGKFRKLDAYLIGAQLQYKF; encoded by the coding sequence GTGAAGAATTCATTCAAGCTTGCCGCCGCTGCCGTTGCGCTCTCCGCGGCCTTCTCTTCGACCGTTCATGCCGCGGGCTTCCAGCTCACCGAACAGTCCGCGGGCGCCCTCGGCCGCGCCTACGCGGGCGTCGGCGTCGACGGCACCGATCTTTCGGGCGTCTATTTCAATCCCGCCACGATGGTTCTGCATCCCGGCACGCAGATGCAGGCGGGCTTCGTCGGCATTGGTCTTAATCTCGAATACGCCGGCGACAACGGCACGAAGGAAAACGGCCGTGAGGCAAGCCAGGCGATTCCGCACGGCTTCATTACGCACCAGATCAACGAGAGCACATGGGTGGGCCTCGCCATGACGGTTCCCTTCGGCATGGGTACGGAATACGACAGCAACTGGGAGCATGCGGATCACGGCATTTCCGCCACGATCCTCACCTTCGACTTCAACCCGAACGTTGCCTGGAAGGCGACCGAGAAGCTGAGCTTCGGCGCAGGCGTGTCGCTGCAGTACGCGCAGGCGGATCTCAAGAAGCGCAACAATTTTGGCGTTGTAAACGGTCAGATTATTTCAGCCGAATCCGAAATCGATGCCGACAGCTGGGCCTGGGGCTTCAACCTCGGCATGATGTGGTCGCCGACGGAAAACTTCCGCGTGGGTGTTTCCTATCGCTCAAAGATCAAGCATGATGCGGAAGGCGATTTCACGCTAAAAAACGCAAAATGGGGTAATGCCTCGATTACTGGCGGCAATTTGATCGATATGGCTGGCAGTCTCGACAATGGCAGCTTAGCCCAGCAAAAACTTATGCTGCTCGGCATGGCTCTCAATACGCAGTCCTTTGACGGCTACGCCACGGTTACGGCTCCCGCGTGGGCCATGGCCAATGTCGCTTGGGATGTGAATGAACTCCTCAGCCTTTACGGCACCTTCCGCTGGACGGACTGGTCGTCCTTCGACGAACTCGACATCACGACCAACGTGACCGGCGTCGGCGGGCAGGTGGTCAACAAGTGGAAGGACACCTACATGGGTTCCGTCGGTGCGGACCTTCGCCTGACGAACTGGTGGACGCTTCGCGGCGGTATTGCCTATGAAACCTCGCCGATCGACAAGCCCGAATACCGTACGGCCATCATTCCGGATGCCCGCCGCTGGTGGTTTGCCGTGGGTTCGAGCTTCAAGTTCGACGACAACCTCGTGATGGATCTGGCCTTTGCGCACCTCCACGGCGTCGGCGAACGGAGCCTTTACGACAACGGCGAGAAGATCGGCAAGTTCAGAAAGCTTGATGCTTATCTCATCGGCGCTCAGCTCCAGTACAAGTTTTGA